A genomic segment from Estrella lausannensis encodes:
- the lipA gene encoding lipoyl synthase: MDNKLTFLGQRKQNKLNILPENPERPVEDKPLGRFPSWLHRKLPRGGDLFKTGSLLEKSRLSTVCEEAKCPNLFECWSKKTATFLIMGKECTRACGFCDIDFSKTPKSLEADEPDRIVESVKALSLKHVVITMVARDDLSDQGASHIVKVVEALRKDAPECTIELLTSDFNGDMAALETTLNAGPDIFNHNIETVRRLSPRVRHRATYERTLLVLSHAKKAAARLGKQIFIKSGIMVGLGEDDHEVLETLKDLKEAEVDIVTIGQYLQASQKKLLVKRFVTPEQFKEYESTGLKMGIPYIFSGPFVRSSYNAESVMKAVKDNTRKGNEGR; this comes from the coding sequence ATGGATAACAAACTTACATTCCTCGGTCAGCGAAAGCAAAATAAGTTGAATATTCTGCCGGAAAATCCTGAGCGTCCCGTCGAAGATAAACCCCTGGGACGTTTTCCTTCCTGGCTCCACAGAAAGCTGCCCAGGGGAGGAGATCTTTTTAAAACAGGATCCCTTCTAGAAAAAAGCCGCCTGAGTACTGTTTGCGAAGAGGCAAAGTGCCCCAACCTGTTTGAGTGCTGGTCAAAAAAGACGGCGACTTTCCTGATCATGGGCAAAGAGTGCACCAGGGCCTGCGGCTTTTGCGACATCGACTTCTCTAAAACTCCGAAATCCCTCGAAGCTGATGAACCGGATCGTATTGTAGAGTCGGTGAAAGCCCTGTCTTTAAAACACGTTGTCATCACTATGGTTGCAAGAGACGACTTAAGTGATCAGGGGGCTTCACATATTGTAAAGGTTGTCGAAGCTTTAAGAAAGGATGCTCCTGAGTGTACAATCGAGCTTCTCACTTCCGATTTCAACGGCGATATGGCAGCACTTGAGACCACCCTTAATGCGGGACCCGACATTTTTAACCACAATATCGAGACGGTAAGACGTCTAAGCCCAAGAGTCCGACACAGAGCCACTTACGAAAGGACTTTACTTGTGCTATCCCACGCCAAAAAAGCCGCCGCAAGGCTCGGCAAGCAGATTTTCATCAAATCAGGGATCATGGTCGGCCTTGGCGAAGACGATCATGAAGTCCTGGAGACCCTTAAAGATCTTAAGGAAGCTGAAGTAGATATCGTCACTATCGGCCAATACCTGCAAGCTTCGCAAAAAAAACTGCTGGTCAAACGTTTTGTAACACCAGAGCAATTCAAAGAGTATGAGTCGACAGGACTTAAAATGGGGATTCCCTATATCTTCTCCGGTCCTTTCGTTCGCTCAAGCTATAACGCTGAATCGGTCATGAAGGCCGTCAAAGACAATACCCGGAAAGGCAATGAAGGAAGATAA
- the sctJ gene encoding type III secretion system inner membrane ring lipoprotein SctJ, with translation MLDSPSTATLTHSRLDSYWLLIQRVASRKAKLNRFFQLFFLLLIPLLTGCEGRKTIVNGLDEKEANEIVVYLASRGFDAQKVKAEAAGTGQGPQLFDINVKETEATQTMAILNQAGLPRRRGQNLLGIFQNTGLVPTEMTEKIRYQAGLAEQIASTIRKFDGVLDAEVQISFPEEDPLNPGKTKGDITASVYVKHSGALDDPNAHAQTKIKRLVASSITGLKYDNVTLVFDKARMNDIQGQLSSSSEDQKQYVIVWSIVIGKESVTKFRVIFFTFSVLLLLILLLMVWIIWKTYPLLQAHGGLKELIHLKPIKTDKKKEDKPKDDAAGKKNPEAKKEGEANAEADFEGEIEFEEEGKK, from the coding sequence ATGCTTGACTCTCCCAGTACAGCAACACTTACTCACAGCAGACTTGATAGCTATTGGCTTCTGATTCAGCGAGTAGCCTCGAGAAAAGCCAAACTCAATCGATTTTTTCAGCTTTTCTTTCTTCTGCTTATTCCACTCCTGACAGGCTGCGAAGGCAGAAAAACCATCGTCAACGGCCTGGATGAGAAAGAGGCGAACGAAATTGTCGTTTACCTTGCTTCCAGAGGTTTTGACGCGCAGAAAGTTAAGGCCGAAGCAGCGGGTACGGGGCAGGGTCCTCAGCTATTTGACATCAACGTCAAGGAAACGGAAGCCACCCAAACCATGGCTATCCTCAATCAGGCCGGTCTTCCACGAAGAAGAGGGCAAAACCTTCTTGGAATTTTCCAAAATACAGGACTTGTGCCAACCGAGATGACGGAAAAGATCCGCTATCAGGCCGGACTCGCAGAGCAAATAGCGAGCACCATCCGAAAATTCGATGGTGTGCTTGATGCTGAAGTACAGATTTCATTCCCAGAGGAAGATCCGCTCAACCCGGGCAAAACCAAAGGGGACATCACCGCGTCGGTTTACGTCAAGCACTCCGGAGCACTAGACGATCCCAATGCCCATGCACAGACTAAAATCAAAAGACTGGTAGCATCCAGCATCACTGGACTTAAGTACGACAACGTCACCTTGGTCTTTGACAAAGCCCGTATGAACGATATCCAAGGGCAGCTTTCATCCTCTAGCGAAGATCAAAAGCAATATGTTATCGTCTGGAGCATCGTAATTGGAAAAGAGTCGGTTACCAAGTTCCGAGTCATCTTCTTCACGTTCTCTGTCTTGCTGCTGCTCATTTTACTGCTGATGGTCTGGATTATCTGGAAGACCTACCCACTCTTGCAGGCTCATGGCGGACTGAAAGAACTTATACATCTAAAGCCGATTAAGACCGATAAGAAGAAAGAAGACAAACCCAAAGACGACGCCGCGGGCAAAAAGAACCCAGAGGCCAAAAAAGAGGGTGAGGCTAACGCCGAAGCCGACTTTGAAGGCGAGATCGAGTTTGAGGAAGAAGGCAAAAAATAG
- the lpdA gene encoding dihydrolipoyl dehydrogenase — protein sequence MTTPHQDDNPTRFDIAVIGGGPGGYPAAIKAAQAGKKVALIEAKDLGGTCLNRGCIPSKALISNASLWKKIQHATDFGIEIKGASFNYAKMKERKDGVVEKVRKSLEGLIQSNKIQLFRGFGKFISSNEIKITGQDNTVIQADKTIIATGSEPRNMPQFPFDYDRIHDSTSLLEITDLPSKIVIIGGGVIGCEFASLFNAFGVEVVIYEMLPRIIPMECPSVSHALTQTFKKKGILIHTEALVESVVNKGSHVELKVSQGETVKADIALVSVGRSLNTKGIGLEAAGVVVAQNGLIEVNEKMETTTPGIYAVGDIASKWWLAHVASHQGLVAAENACGKEAFMHYNAVPSVIFTDPEIGTVGMSLEQALESGYKATLGAFPFQALGKAQASLETEGFAQVVVDRETHQILGAQVVGHDASTLVAEMGIAIANEMTLECVTHTIHAHPTVAEVWLEAALMANETPLHLPPKQKSRLKPANV from the coding sequence ATGACCACTCCCCATCAAGATGACAATCCTACCCGGTTCGACATCGCAGTCATAGGGGGAGGCCCTGGAGGTTACCCTGCGGCAATCAAAGCAGCACAGGCAGGAAAAAAGGTAGCCCTGATCGAGGCGAAAGACCTGGGAGGAACCTGCCTAAACAGAGGCTGCATTCCATCCAAAGCGCTCATCTCCAACGCCAGTTTATGGAAGAAAATACAGCACGCCACTGATTTTGGCATCGAAATCAAAGGAGCCTCTTTCAACTACGCCAAAATGAAAGAACGAAAAGACGGTGTGGTGGAAAAAGTCAGGAAGAGCTTGGAAGGCCTGATTCAATCCAATAAAATCCAACTTTTCAGGGGCTTCGGCAAGTTTATTTCCTCTAACGAAATTAAAATCACGGGACAAGACAATACCGTAATCCAAGCAGACAAGACCATCATCGCGACCGGATCTGAGCCCAGGAATATGCCACAGTTCCCTTTCGACTATGATAGGATCCATGATTCGACCTCGCTCCTGGAAATCACCGATCTTCCTTCTAAAATCGTGATTATCGGCGGAGGCGTTATCGGCTGCGAGTTTGCCTCGCTTTTCAACGCGTTTGGAGTCGAAGTTGTCATCTATGAAATGTTACCGAGAATCATTCCCATGGAGTGTCCAAGCGTATCCCATGCTTTGACGCAAACCTTCAAGAAGAAAGGGATCCTCATCCACACCGAAGCTCTGGTGGAATCGGTCGTCAATAAAGGCTCTCATGTCGAACTTAAGGTCTCGCAAGGAGAAACTGTTAAAGCGGATATCGCTCTGGTATCGGTTGGACGCTCCTTGAACACCAAAGGTATTGGCCTTGAAGCGGCGGGAGTCGTCGTCGCGCAAAACGGACTGATTGAAGTAAACGAGAAAATGGAAACGACAACCCCGGGAATCTATGCCGTAGGGGATATCGCTTCCAAATGGTGGCTTGCACACGTAGCCTCCCACCAAGGCCTCGTCGCAGCTGAAAACGCATGCGGCAAAGAAGCATTCATGCACTATAATGCCGTTCCCTCCGTCATTTTCACCGATCCTGAGATAGGAACGGTAGGAATGTCCTTAGAGCAGGCACTCGAGAGTGGTTACAAAGCGACGCTTGGTGCATTTCCTTTTCAGGCTTTGGGGAAAGCGCAGGCCTCGTTGGAAACAGAAGGTTTTGCACAAGTTGTTGTCGACAGAGAAACTCACCAAATTTTGGGCGCGCAGGTCGTCGGACACGATGCCTCCACCTTAGTTGCAGAGATGGGTATCGCCATAGCCAATGAGATGACGCTGGAATGTGTAACCCACACCATCCACGCTCACCCGACGGTCGCTGAAGTATGGTTGGAAGCGGCGCTAATGGCCAATGAAACCCCTCTGCACCTTCCTCCGAAGCAAAAATCCCGGTTGAAACCGGCCAATGTATAG